In Chrysemys picta bellii isolate R12L10 chromosome 3, ASM1138683v2, whole genome shotgun sequence, a single genomic region encodes these proteins:
- the LOC135982169 gene encoding uncharacterized protein LOC135982169, giving the protein MPAPCTRRSPAWIKAKLLDLISVWGEEALQSQLHSSRRNYDTYGQISHCMTDRGHDQETLQCKVKVKELQTTYHKALEANHRSRAAPMSCRFHKELDVILSGDPTSTAKATVDTSVAHVPVKSGLSQEEEILDGEGGPEDDSEVRDECSQELFSTLEEASQLQLSDHGEAQIEEEAPEMTLGVQPPSLLSPAEWLRRIRKHKGL; this is encoded by the exons atgcctgctccatgcacaaggcgatcccctgcttggaTCAAAGCCAAGCTGCTAGACCTCATCAgcgtttggggagaggaggctctcCAGTCTCAGttgcactccagccgtaggaattatgatacctatggacagatttcacatTGCATGACAGataggggccatgaccaggaaaCACTGCAGTGCaaggtcaaagtgaaggagctgcagaccaCCTACCACAAGGCGTTGGAGGCAAACCACCGCTCTCGTGCTGCGCCCATGAGCTGCCGGTtccacaaagagctggacgtgattctcagtggtgaccccacctccactgcaaaggccactgtggatacttctgtggctcacgtgccagtcaagagtggactgagccaggaagaggaaatcttggatggggaggggggcccagaggacgactcagaggtcagagatgaatgcagccaggagctcttttctaccctggaggaggctagccagttaCAGCTGTCAGATCATGGCGAAGCGCAAATagaagaggaggcccctg agatgaccttgggagtccagcctccctctttgttatcgccggctgaatggctgcgcagaattagaaagcacaAAGGACTGTGA